A stretch of the Flavobacterium sp. 5 genome encodes the following:
- a CDS encoding molybdenum cofactor guanylyltransferase, with amino-acid sequence MEKNVTAIILAGGKSERMGTDKGLLDLNGKPFITHICDALKPIVGSNILIISSNKEYDAFGYTRVEDIIENKGPVGGLYSALNASKTKVNLVLSVDVPFVSTELLEWLVASHDETFMVTQTTIGDKTSPLVGVYDRSMRVVFGEHIAGKQLKLRTVIDDVKHQTITVPEEWNNQVQNINTQEEYQNLIK; translated from the coding sequence ATGGAAAAAAATGTAACCGCAATAATTTTAGCAGGTGGAAAAAGTGAACGCATGGGAACTGATAAAGGTTTGTTGGATTTAAACGGAAAACCATTCATTACACATATTTGTGATGCTTTGAAGCCTATTGTCGGTTCTAATATTTTAATTATTTCGAGTAATAAGGAATATGATGCTTTTGGTTATACCAGAGTGGAAGATATTATTGAAAACAAAGGCCCTGTTGGTGGATTATACTCAGCTTTAAACGCTTCTAAAACCAAAGTAAATTTAGTTTTGAGCGTGGATGTTCCTTTCGTGTCAACTGAATTATTAGAATGGTTAGTGGCTAGTCATGATGAAACTTTTATGGTGACACAAACTACAATTGGAGATAAAACAAGTCCACTTGTTGGCGTTTACGATCGTTCGATGCGGGTTGTTTTTGGTGAACATATTGCTGGAAAACAGTTAAAATTAAGAACAGTGATAGATGATGTTAAACATCAGACTATTACTGTTCCGGAAGAATGGAATAATCAAGTTCAAAATATAAACACACAAGAAGAATATCAAAATTTAATCAAATGA
- a CDS encoding HesA/MoeB/ThiF family protein has translation MININRYSRQMMLPEIGESGQLKLQNARVLVIGAGGLGCPVLQNLAGGGVGTIGIVDGDVVDETNLHRQLLYTLKDCGKGKAETARNAILQLNPELKVNVFPEFFNAQNACEIVQDYQIIVDCTDTLTVRYLINDLAVVKKIPVVYASIYKFEGQVSVFNYKNGPSYRCLFPEQEGLNAVPNCVESGVLGVLPNTLGTLQATEVLKIILEIGTVLSGKLLIYDALHFQTQIIDFAKNPKAIEKGFINGSQLLNRKKTIEDLSPEAFLEKCNQLGMVVIDVRETDEKPEFKGKNVIQIPLSELEEYSKKLDKNQEIILFCQTGQRSLSAMHHLQKSGFVGVFHLGRGIESLNNQL, from the coding sequence ATGATTAACATAAACAGATATTCCAGACAAATGATGCTTCCTGAAATAGGAGAATCAGGTCAACTAAAATTACAAAATGCTCGTGTTTTGGTAATTGGTGCCGGAGGTTTGGGCTGTCCAGTTTTGCAAAACTTAGCAGGTGGGGGTGTTGGAACTATCGGAATTGTTGATGGAGATGTGGTGGACGAAACCAATTTGCACCGTCAATTGCTTTATACTTTGAAAGATTGTGGAAAGGGGAAAGCAGAAACTGCAAGAAACGCTATTTTACAACTCAATCCAGAGTTAAAAGTAAATGTTTTTCCAGAATTTTTTAATGCACAAAACGCCTGCGAAATTGTTCAGGATTATCAAATTATTGTAGATTGTACCGATACGCTTACCGTTCGTTATCTGATAAATGATTTGGCTGTAGTTAAAAAGATTCCTGTGGTGTATGCTTCGATTTATAAATTTGAAGGACAGGTTTCGGTTTTCAATTATAAAAATGGACCAAGTTATCGTTGCCTTTTTCCAGAGCAGGAAGGATTGAATGCTGTTCCGAATTGTGTTGAATCTGGAGTTTTGGGTGTTTTGCCTAATACGTTAGGAACGTTACAAGCTACTGAAGTTCTCAAAATAATATTGGAAATCGGTACAGTTTTATCAGGGAAATTATTGATTTATGACGCTTTGCATTTTCAAACTCAAATCATTGATTTTGCTAAAAATCCTAAAGCAATCGAAAAAGGATTTATAAACGGAAGTCAGCTTTTGAATCGTAAAAAAACAATAGAAGATCTAAGTCCTGAGGCTTTTTTAGAAAAATGTAATCAGTTAGGAATGGTTGTTATTGATGTTCGGGAAACGGATGAAAAACCAGAGTTTAAAGGAAAAAATGTTATTCAGATTCCGTTAAGTGAATTGGAAGAATACAGTAAAAAATTGGATAAAAATCAAGAGATCATTTTGTTTTGTCAAACGGGTCAACGAAGTTTGTCAGCAATGCATCATCTCCAAAAATCAGGATTCGTAGGTGTCTTTCATTTAGGAAGAGGGATAGAGTCTCTGAATAATCAATTGTAA
- a CDS encoding DUF481 domain-containing protein — MKNTLLLFFGLFFMTLFAQKDTITFKNKDIIVGELKEMSSNILTVKTPYSDSDFSITFDKVATLNLEHRYTVALSNGQRVYGYIKTTPPENTITITKEDNTTVMVQLNQIVSLRKIDDGFWNHFKGSFDFGYVITKSNNSQQLNFAGALNYISEKWIHRAQYNQLYTTQDDVDDIKRIDWSIDSKRYLKNNWFISSNLSFLSNTSQELSGRLTPSLGVGNYLVRNNKLFFLVGTGLTYNIENYSNSDDNKTSTEMQIITQFNMFNFKNIDLFASAIGYPSLSEKGRFRADYSFKIKYDLPYDFYIKTELQANFDNQPVSSAVKNDYVFSTGFGWELK, encoded by the coding sequence ATGAAAAACACTTTACTCCTTTTTTTCGGGCTGTTTTTTATGACACTATTTGCTCAAAAAGACACTATAACTTTTAAGAACAAAGACATTATCGTGGGTGAACTCAAAGAAATGTCAAGCAACATTTTAACAGTAAAAACGCCTTATAGTGACAGCGACTTCAGTATTACATTCGATAAAGTAGCTACTTTAAACCTTGAACACAGGTACACTGTAGCACTTTCAAATGGACAAAGAGTTTACGGTTATATCAAAACAACGCCTCCCGAAAACACAATTACTATCACAAAAGAAGATAATACTACAGTTATGGTTCAACTGAATCAAATTGTGTCGCTTAGAAAAATTGATGATGGATTTTGGAATCATTTTAAAGGTTCCTTCGACTTTGGCTACGTGATAACCAAATCAAATAATAGTCAACAACTCAATTTTGCTGGAGCTCTCAATTACATTAGCGAAAAATGGATTCATCGGGCACAATACAACCAATTATATACTACCCAAGATGATGTTGACGATATCAAAAGAATTGACTGGTCCATTGATAGTAAAAGATATTTAAAGAATAATTGGTTCATTTCTTCCAACTTATCCTTCTTATCCAATACAAGCCAAGAATTAAGCGGAAGGCTTACTCCTAGTCTTGGAGTCGGAAATTATTTGGTTCGAAATAACAAATTATTCTTTTTGGTCGGAACAGGTTTGACATACAATATTGAAAATTATTCGAACTCTGATGACAATAAAACATCCACAGAGATGCAAATAATCACACAATTTAATATGTTCAACTTTAAAAACATAGACTTATTTGCCTCTGCAATTGGTTATCCAAGTTTATCTGAAAAAGGAAGGTTTAGAGCTGATTATAGCTTTAAAATCAAATATGATTTGCCTTATGATTTTTATATTAAAACCGAATTACAAGCCAACTTTGATAACCAGCCCGTATCTTCAGCCGTTAAAAATGATTATGTTTTCTCAACAGGATTTGGTTGGGAATTAAAATAA
- a CDS encoding MoaD/ThiS family protein, with protein MTITLKYFGSLVDITQKKEEIFSMEETNASVSFLKSKIETTYEELKKMNYSIAVNQSMSSLDYNIKDQDVIAFLPPFAGG; from the coding sequence ATGACCATAACGTTAAAATATTTTGGTTCGCTCGTTGATATTACCCAGAAAAAAGAAGAAATTTTTTCTATGGAAGAAACCAATGCGTCAGTTTCTTTTTTGAAATCTAAGATAGAAACGACTTACGAAGAATTAAAAAAAATGAATTACTCGATTGCAGTAAATCAATCAATGAGTAGTTTGGATTACAATATAAAAGATCAGGATGTAATTGCTTTTTTACCGCCTTTTGCGGGAGGTTAA
- a CDS encoding DUF5995 family protein produces MNMQQATTINEVIQCLDKIIETSKIEQCAIGLFTTLYREVTLQIKNGIETGLFQNPERMEKIDVIFANRYLKAYYQFKAKEKCSECWQFSFTKGEEYWPIVAQHLLMGINAHVNLDLGIACAQVSTPESIFDLHSDYNQINTILSNLVEGVEKCLVEIWPTLTYILKLSGKIDNFFIDFSMKTARDGAWKYATEFVLLPENKREASIQERDIKVTKIARLVSNPGYLVSSVFKLIRLFERGTVAQKIIELSKVQYNPITETVITPECAVLS; encoded by the coding sequence ATGAACATGCAACAAGCCACTACTATAAACGAAGTTATTCAGTGTTTGGATAAAATAATTGAAACATCAAAAATAGAACAATGTGCTATTGGTTTGTTTACGACTTTATACAGAGAAGTTACACTGCAAATAAAAAACGGCATAGAAACAGGTTTATTTCAAAATCCAGAACGGATGGAAAAAATAGATGTCATTTTTGCCAATCGGTATTTAAAAGCATATTATCAGTTTAAAGCAAAAGAAAAATGTTCAGAATGCTGGCAGTTTTCTTTTACGAAAGGAGAAGAATACTGGCCAATTGTTGCCCAACATTTACTAATGGGAATCAACGCCCATGTTAATTTAGATTTAGGAATTGCCTGTGCACAAGTCAGCACTCCTGAAAGTATTTTTGACTTACATTCTGATTACAATCAAATAAATACAATCCTAAGCAATCTGGTAGAAGGAGTCGAAAAATGCTTAGTTGAAATCTGGCCAACATTGACATACATATTGAAATTATCCGGCAAAATAGACAATTTTTTTATTGATTTCAGCATGAAAACCGCAAGAGACGGTGCATGGAAATATGCCACTGAATTTGTACTGCTTCCTGAAAATAAAAGAGAAGCCTCCATACAGGAAAGAGACATCAAAGTTACCAAAATAGCCAGATTAGTTTCGAATCCCGGTTATCTTGTAAGTAGCGTTTTCAAGCTCATTCGATTATTTGAAAGAGGAACCGTGGCTCAAAA
- a CDS encoding winged helix-turn-helix domain-containing protein gives MKIKSKIWIETDEGIIISEGRIQLLKLIESTGSLNKAAKEMNISYQKAWKLVDASNKASKEPLIATQIGGNKGGGTVITPYGKSLIESFEKINRACWEFLDLQLEKHSL, from the coding sequence TTGAAAATTAAAAGTAAAATTTGGATTGAAACTGATGAAGGAATTATCATTAGTGAAGGACGTATTCAGTTGTTAAAGCTGATAGAATCAACGGGTTCACTCAATAAAGCCGCTAAGGAAATGAATATTTCCTATCAAAAAGCATGGAAACTAGTCGATGCTTCCAACAAAGCCTCAAAAGAACCGCTAATTGCAACTCAGATAGGAGGTAATAAAGGCGGAGGCACTGTTATAACTCCTTATGGGAAATCACTTATCGAATCTTTTGAAAAAATCAATAGAGCATGTTGGGAATTTTTAGACCTCCAGCTTGAAAAACATTCGTTATAA